A genomic stretch from Neomonachus schauinslandi chromosome 14, ASM220157v2, whole genome shotgun sequence includes:
- the MC5R gene encoding melanocortin receptor 5 codes for MNSSFHLLFLDLNLNATEGNLSGPNVKNKSSSCEEMGIAVEVFLTLGLISLLENILVIGAIVKNKNLHSPMYFFVCSLAVADMLVSMSNTWETITIYLINNKHLMIADASVRHIDNVFDSMICISVVASMCSLLAIAVDRYVTIFYALRYHHIMTVKRSGVIIMCIWTFCTSCGIVFIIYYESTYVIICLISMFFTMLFLMVSLYIHMFLLARTHVKQITALRGYSSVRQMTSMKGAVTLTMLLGIFIVCWAPFFLHLILMISCPQNLYCSCFMSYFNMYLILIMCNSVIDPLIYAFRSQEMRKSFKEIICCHGFRIPCRFPGRY; via the coding sequence ATGAATTCCTCATTTCACCTGCTTTTCTTGGATCTCAACCTGAATGCCACAGAAGGCAACCTTTCAGGACCAAATGTCAAGAACAAGTCTTCATCATGCGAAGAGATGGGCATTGCTGTTGAGGTGTTTCTGACTCTGGGTCTCATCAGCCTCTTGGAGAACATCTTGGTCATAGGTGCCATAGTGAAGAACAAGAACTTGCACTCCCCCATGTATTTCTTTGTGTGCAGTTTAGCAGTAGCTGACATGCTAGTGAGCATGTCTAACACATGGGAGACCATCACcatatacttaataaataataagcaCCTGATGATAGCAGATGCCTCTGTACGTCACATTGACAATGTGTTTGACTCCATGATCTGCATTTCTGTGGTGGCCTCCATGTGCAGTTTGCTGGCCATTGCAGTGGATAGGTATGTCACCATCTTCTATGCTCTGCGCTACCACCACATTATGACAGTAAAGCGTTCTGGGGTGATTATCATGTGTATCTGGACCTTTTGCACAAGCTGTGGCATTGTTTTCATCATTTACTATGAATCCACTTATGTAATCATTTGCCTCATCTCCATGTTCTTCACCATGTTGTTCCTCATGGTGTCTCTGTATATACACATGTTCCTCCTGGCACGGACTCATGTCAAACAGATAACAGCTCTGCGTGGATACAGCTCTGTGCGGCAAATGACCAGCATGAAAGGTGCTGTCACCCTGACCATGCTGTTAGGCATTTTCATCGTGTGCTGGGCTCCATTCTTTCTCCATCTCATTTTGATGATTTCTTGTCCCCAGAACCTCTACTGTTCTTGCTTTATGTCTTACTTTAATATGTACCTCATACTCATCATGTGTAATTCTGTGATTGATCCTCTGATATATGCTTTCCGCAGCCAGGAGATGAGGAAGTCCTTTAAAGAGATTATTTGTTGCCATGGTTTCAGAATACCCTGTAGGTTTCCTGGCAGATATTAA